One Diospyros lotus cultivar Yz01 chromosome 1, ASM1463336v1, whole genome shotgun sequence genomic window carries:
- the LOC127807813 gene encoding ferritin-3, chloroplastic-like codes for MLLRSPPPSLSLVTLERKADSHGVSLFSSRSDVKISFGSSTVLRPSARNASGRFVISANSRPNLDVVFEPFEEVKKELLLVPTVPQASLARQFFPDQCEAAINEQINVEYNVSYIYHALYAYFDRDNVALKGLAKFFKESSLEERQHAEKFMEYQNKRGGKVKLQSILMPADEFENIEKGDALYAMELTLSLEKLTNEKLLNLHRVASQNNDVQLVDFVESEFLEEQVEAIKTMSQYVAQLRRVGKGHGVWHFDQMLLNSEIAA; via the exons ATGCTCCTCAGGTCGCCGCCTCCGTCGTTGTCTCTCGTAACCCTAGAGAGAAAGGCAGATAGCCACGGcgtttctctcttctcttcgcGCAGTGATGTGAAGATTTCGTTCGGTTCGTCGACGGTGCTGAGACCGTCGGCGAGAAACGCGAGTGGAAGGTTTGTGATTAGCGCGAATAGTCGTCCGAATTTGGATGTCGTGTTCGAGCCGTTCGAAGAAGTGAAGAAGGAGCTGCTTCTCGTCCCGACCGTGCCTCAAGCGTCGCTTGCTCGTCAGTTCTTCCCCGACCAGTGCGAGGCCGCCATTAACGAGCAGATCAA CGTGGAGTACAATGTCTCCTACATCTATCATGCCCTGTACGCCTATTTTGATAGAGATAATGTTGCTCTCAAAGGCCTTGCTAA ATTCTTCAAGGAATCAAGCTTAGAGGAAAGGCAACATGCGGAAAAATTCATGGAATATCAG AATAAAAGAGGAGGAAAAGTTAAGCTACAGTCTATTCTGATGCCAGCAGATGAATTTGAGAACATCGAGAAGGGAGATGCATTATATG CAATGGAGCTAACATTGTCCCTTGAGAAGTTAACAAACGAGAAGCTTCTGAATTTACACAGG GTGGCCAGTCAGAATAATGATGTGCAATTGGTGGATTTTGTTGAGAGCGAGTTCTTAGAGGAGCAG GTGGAAGCTATAAAGACGATGTCACAGTATGTCGCTCAGCTTCGGAGGGTTGGCAAAGGACACG GTGTTTGGCACTTTGATCAGATGCTCCTGAACAGTGAGATTGCTGCATGA
- the LOC127807797 gene encoding glucan endo-1,3-beta-glucosidase 9 — MASNLCRILALVLAVSSLCPARVRAVGVNWGTAASHPLPPPKVVELLKSNNITKVKLFDADPSVLQSLSGSHIYVTVGIPNSMLKSLNSSKKAAESWVHDNLTRYFSDGGGGVRIEYVAIGNEPFLQSYGEQFSPFVVGAAINVQTALARAKLADQVKVVVPCSFDTFISESGLPSKGHFRPDLNKTMIELLTFLNRHHSPFFSSISPFISFHHSKNISLDFALFKENARPHSDSHKTYQNSFDLSYDTLVTALATAGFPAMEIVIGQIGWPTDGAANATSSVAETFMKGLMQHLHSKSGTPLRPHKPPTETYLFSLLDEDQRSITTGNFERHWGIFTFDGQAKYRVDFGQGSRNLVNAQNVEYLASKWCVVNNNRDLSNATATASDACSVADCTALAAGGSCFNISWPGNISYAFNSFYQQHGQRANSCDFSGLGLITTVDPSVGNCRFSVGLRTSDSAPRHRSFVIHLIVLLMATVLL; from the exons ATGGCCTCGAATCTTTGCCGCATCCTAGCCCTTGTGCTGGCCGTTTCGAGCCTGTGTCCGGCTAGGGTTCGAGCCGTAGGGGTGAACTGGGGCACGGCGGCCTCGCACCCGCTGCCACCGCCCAAGGTGGTAGAGTTGCTGAAATCGAACAACATCACCAAGGTCAAGCTCTTCGATGCCGACCCAAGCGTCCTCCAGTCTCTCTCCGGTTCTCATATCTACGTGACCGTCGGCATTCCCAATTCGATGCTCAAGAGCCTGAACTCATCCAAGAAGGCGGCGGAGAGTTGGGTACACGATAATCTCACCCGTTACTTCTCTGATGGAGGCGGTGGAGTTCGAATCGA GTATGTTGCCATAGGCAATGAGCCATTCCTCCAAAGTTATGGTGAGCAATTCTCCCCCTTCGTTGTTGGTGCAGCCATCAATGTCCAAACTGCTCTTGCTCGTGCCAAGTTGGCAGACCAGGTCAAAGTTGTGGTTCCTTGCAGTTTTGACACTTTCATATCAGAGTCTGGTCTGCCTTCTAAAGGGCATTTTAGGCCCGACCTCAATAAAACCATGATTGAACTcctcacatttctcaacagaCATCATTCTCCTTTCTTTTCAAGTATTTCACCTTTCATAAGTTTCCATCATAGCAAGAACATCTCCCTTGACTTCGCCCTATTCAAAGAAAATGCACGCCCTCACAGTGACAGCCATAAAACCTACCAAAACAGCTTTGACTTGAGCTATGATACCCTTGTTACAGCATTAGCCACTGCTGGGTTTCCTGCAATGGAGATCGTCATTGGGCAAATTGGCTGGCCTACAGATGGGGCCGCCAATGCCACTTCATCCGTTGCTGAGACATTCATGAAAGGCCTGATGCAGCACCTTCACAGCAAATCAGGGACACCGCTAAGACCTCACAAACCACCAACTGAGACTTACTTATTTAGCCTGCTGGATGAGGACCAAAGAAGCATAACAACAGGAAATTTTGAGAGACACTGGGGAATATTTACTTTTGACGGCCAGGCCAAGTACCGTGTCGATTTTGGGCAGGGCTCTAGAAACCTGGTGAACGCACAGAATGTGGAATACCTTGCTTCCAAATGGTGTGTTGTGAACAACAACAGGGACTTGTCCAATGCCACTGCTACTGCTTCAGATGCATGCTCTGTTGCGGACTGCACTGCGCTTGCTGCAGGTGGTTCTTGTTTCAACATTAGTTGGCCTGGGAACATATCGTACGCGTTCAACAGCTTCTACCAGCAGCACGGTCAAAGGGCCAATAGCTGCGATTTTAGTGGGTTGGGTCTGATTACTACTGTCGACCCTTCGGTGGGGAACTGCAGATTTTCAGTTGGATTGCGGACATCTGATTCAGCTCCTCGGCACAGGTCCTTTGTCATTCACTTGATAGTTCTGCTGATGGCAACTGTTTTATTATGA
- the LOC127812182 gene encoding LOB domain-containing protein 12, whose product MGGNSPCASCKLLRRRCTKDCIFAPYFQPDDPQKFAIVHKVFGASNVSKMLHELPVHQRADAVSSLVYEANARMRDPVYGCVGAISYLQDRVSELQMQLAVAQAEILCIQMQQEPTGLPMTAMQMEPGDDKSSLLLSRTSSSSFNNNSLCPQYLSFASSSSEVQDPLKRESLWT is encoded by the exons ATGGGGGGAAACTCGCCGTGCGCATCCTGCAAGCTGCTGAGACGCCGCTGCACCAAAGACTGCATCTTCGCTCCTTACTTCCAGCCGGACGATCCCCAAAAGTTCGCCATTGTTCACAAGGTCTTCGGCGCTAGCAATGTCAGCAAGATGTTGCAT GAGCTTCCGGTTCATCAGAGAGCAGATGCAGTGAGCAGTTTAGTTTACGAAGCGAATGCTCGAATGCGAGACCCGGTTTACGGCTGCGTCGGGGCGATTTCCTATCTCCAGGACCGGGTGTCAGAGCTGCAAATGCAGCTGGCGGTGGCGCAGGCGGAGATACTTTGCATCCAGATGCAGCAGGAGCCGACGGGCTTGCCGATGACGGCGATGCAGATGGAGCCCGGTGATGATAAATCATCGCTTCTTTTATCCCGTACTAGTAGCAGTAGCTTCAATAATAATAGCCTGTGTCCTCAGTACCTCAGCTTTGCTTCTTCTAGCAGTGAAGTCCAAGATCCTCTCAAGAGAGAGTCTCTTTGGACGTGA